A single window of Mycoplasma bradburyae DNA harbors:
- a CDS encoding RNA polymerase sigma factor: protein MSKKTKSTADNKAALKSKKNNQLSLKERIALAEKEKKEKKTNAKAEPKAAKNLVSKSEEIKEKKTESTKKTKESKASYKNKKEEKVESKSSKKLIKKSNKKVIEENSINVDDIIIDNDINNDDQDDNFEDDDSSIDLNEFKGNNYKSSFKETDFSQEDELEEKDLDLSDFFADTKIDSEKPLTDQKRQRGRKPKHAPSNEKNDLVYHEVLEASSKTKNNDQDTIQATKTLLAKAKRSKKLSSEDIIDVLRVYEFTEQEDLEIIEELKDNNISLDKDVEERISLFRKNQDLSEIDRNLDDLVNKGASTKDKVEDNVKAFLGTLGSSKILSFEDEIQIAKLLGSSDEDTKDYAVNQLVTSNLRLVTSIAKKYLNRGLDFVDLIQEGSIGLMKAISKFNYKLGNKFSTYATWWIRQAITRAIADQARTVRIPVHMVETINKLIKTERLLTQQLGRDPTLEELTEAMGGQVHGFTPKKIADIKKLNQEPVSLDKPIGHDEESQFVDFVKDRDILKPDEFTEKLIVTEHINELFVNALTKKEEQIIRMRYGLSPYNQPMTLEEVGDQFHVTRERIRQIESKALRKLKHPSKNAKLRSFLKYDAD from the coding sequence ATGTCAAAAAAAACTAAATCAACTGCGGATAATAAAGCCGCTTTAAAATCTAAAAAAAATAATCAACTTTCTTTAAAAGAACGCATTGCGTTAGCTGAAAAAGAAAAGAAAGAAAAGAAAACTAATGCTAAAGCAGAACCTAAAGCTGCTAAAAATTTAGTTTCAAAATCGGAAGAAATCAAAGAGAAAAAAACTGAATCAACTAAAAAAACAAAAGAATCTAAAGCTAGTTATAAAAATAAAAAAGAAGAAAAAGTTGAATCTAAATCTTCTAAAAAATTAATTAAGAAATCAAATAAAAAAGTAATAGAGGAAAATTCTATTAATGTTGACGACATTATCATTGATAATGATATAAACAATGATGATCAAGATGATAATTTCGAAGATGATGATTCATCTATTGACTTAAATGAGTTTAAGGGTAATAACTATAAATCATCATTTAAAGAAACTGATTTTAGTCAAGAAGATGAATTAGAAGAAAAAGACTTAGATTTATCTGATTTTTTTGCTGACACAAAAATTGACTCTGAAAAACCATTAACTGATCAAAAACGCCAAAGAGGTCGTAAACCTAAGCATGCTCCTAGTAACGAAAAAAACGATTTGGTTTATCATGAAGTATTAGAAGCTTCATCTAAGACTAAAAATAATGATCAAGATACAATTCAAGCTACTAAGACGCTTTTAGCAAAGGCTAAAAGATCTAAAAAACTATCTAGTGAAGATATTATCGATGTTCTTAGAGTTTATGAATTTACTGAACAAGAAGATTTAGAAATAATCGAAGAATTAAAAGATAACAATATATCTTTAGATAAAGATGTCGAAGAGAGAATTTCGTTATTTAGAAAAAATCAAGACTTAAGCGAAATTGACAGAAATCTTGACGATTTGGTTAACAAAGGTGCTTCAACTAAAGATAAAGTAGAAGATAACGTTAAAGCGTTTTTAGGGACTTTAGGTTCTTCTAAAATTCTTTCGTTTGAAGATGAGATTCAAATAGCTAAATTGTTAGGTAGTAGTGATGAAGATACTAAGGACTATGCTGTTAATCAACTTGTAACTTCAAACTTAAGATTAGTAACTTCAATTGCTAAGAAATATTTAAATAGAGGATTGGACTTCGTTGATTTAATTCAAGAAGGTTCGATTGGTTTAATGAAGGCTATTTCTAAATTTAACTATAAACTTGGTAATAAATTCTCGACATATGCTACTTGATGAATTAGACAGGCAATAACGAGAGCTATTGCTGATCAAGCTAGAACAGTTAGAATTCCTGTTCATATGGTTGAAACAATCAACAAATTGATTAAAACAGAAAGACTATTAACTCAACAATTAGGTCGAGACCCAACTTTAGAAGAATTAACTGAAGCAATGGGTGGTCAAGTTCATGGTTTTACTCCAAAGAAAATTGCGGATATTAAAAAACTTAACCAAGAACCAGTTTCTTTAGATAAACCGATTGGACATGATGAAGAATCGCAATTCGTTGATTTTGTTAAAGACAGAGATATTTTAAAACCAGATGAATTTACTGAAAAATTAATTGTAACTGAACACATCAACGAACTTTTTGTTAATGCATTAACAAAAAAAGAAGAACAAATTATTCGTATGAGATATGGATTAAGTCCATACAATCAACCAATGACTTTAGAAGAAGTTGGTGATCAATTCCATGTAACTAGAGAAAGAATTCGTCAAATCGAATCAAAAGCTTTAAGAAAACTAAAACACCCTTCTAAAAATGCTAAATTACGTTCTTTCTTAAAATATGATGCAGATTAA
- the dnaG gene encoding DNA primase, which produces MSNDLNQLAKYIRENVSVSSVISKYIDLEKKGSNYKSLCPFHDDNNPSFSINDAKHVWKCFSCNESGGVIEFVAKKENLKFVESLKKIVELEGIDLDSLGYSLEIKEQNPIKEEDQQFYELMEFLAWKAEINLKLEFSKNDLLENFLTKRNLIDPDIVRNFRIGFHPKSYTIKKLVEDIKVFYNKKLNKDVDENIILSDLRYIKYISDKNYLYFTDRVMFPIKNSINKVVGFSGRTILADNPTKYLNTPETDYFIKGDILYNYNSLEFNKENSTLYICEGYMDVISLHRIGIKNAVAIMGTSMTDNQINLIKSKLNKINEIVLCLDNDEAGRKATETCIKLLASRRIHNVYKIDYSQIIQKDLDEIYHSENGEVLLKELINKKLSTKKEQENVVYKEDKLATQLVSEIESIGYEEIEEDIDFNAAMSSYNINKKLNEQLLNFVIAAIKICHYYIIVHNYSTYEDLRSVSTKIVSKINYYKPIRYFFNTLLQISLNSRVINTITSEEQLKRILFCYNFADDFLNEFNKCISSKINSIYLDKAKEGTLKDRIIAKIKISIFNDILRKYKKHINDNLSHDSFSNIKNNLLKNIKYLNSSSLAHDKNLNEQQLIASLKIHENGISGFEEKYELHSKKELKEWIAKGEMFKLAELKNLNVLKEIIK; this is translated from the coding sequence ATGAGTAATGATTTAAACCAATTAGCTAAATACATTCGTGAAAATGTTAGTGTTTCTTCTGTTATTTCTAAATATATTGATTTAGAAAAGAAAGGATCTAACTACAAATCTTTATGTCCTTTTCACGATGATAATAACCCTTCATTTAGCATTAATGATGCCAAACATGTTTGAAAATGCTTTAGCTGCAATGAATCTGGTGGTGTTATTGAATTTGTTGCAAAAAAAGAGAATCTTAAATTTGTTGAATCACTTAAAAAGATTGTTGAATTAGAAGGTATTGATCTTGATAGTTTAGGTTATTCTTTAGAAATTAAAGAACAAAATCCAATTAAAGAAGAAGATCAACAATTCTACGAATTAATGGAATTTTTAGCTTGAAAAGCTGAAATTAATTTAAAGCTTGAATTTAGTAAAAATGATCTATTAGAAAATTTTTTAACTAAACGAAATTTAATTGACCCTGATATTGTTAGGAATTTTCGAATCGGTTTTCATCCTAAATCTTATACGATTAAAAAACTAGTAGAAGACATAAAGGTTTTCTATAATAAAAAACTAAACAAAGATGTGGATGAAAACATCATTTTATCTGACCTAAGATATATTAAATATATTTCTGATAAAAATTATCTTTATTTTACTGATAGAGTGATGTTTCCGATAAAAAACTCGATCAATAAAGTAGTTGGTTTTTCTGGAAGAACAATTTTAGCGGATAATCCAACTAAATATTTAAACACACCAGAAACCGATTATTTTATTAAAGGGGATATTCTATATAATTACAATTCTTTAGAGTTTAATAAAGAAAATTCAACCTTATACATTTGCGAAGGTTATATGGATGTTATCTCTTTACATCGCATTGGTATCAAAAATGCTGTAGCAATCATGGGGACATCGATGACTGATAATCAGATTAATTTAATTAAGTCTAAACTTAATAAAATTAATGAAATTGTTTTATGTCTTGATAATGATGAAGCAGGTAGAAAAGCAACAGAAACTTGCATTAAGTTATTAGCTTCTAGAAGAATACATAACGTTTATAAGATTGATTATTCTCAAATAATCCAAAAAGATTTAGACGAAATTTATCATTCTGAAAATGGCGAAGTATTATTAAAAGAGTTGATAAATAAGAAGTTATCTACTAAAAAAGAACAAGAAAATGTAGTCTATAAAGAAGATAAACTAGCAACTCAATTAGTGAGTGAGATTGAGTCGATCGGCTATGAAGAAATAGAAGAAGATATCGACTTTAATGCGGCTATGAGTAGCTATAACATTAATAAAAAACTTAATGAGCAATTATTAAATTTTGTAATAGCCGCTATTAAGATTTGTCATTACTATATTATTGTTCATAATTATTCAACTTATGAAGACCTGCGATCGGTTAGTACTAAGATTGTAAGTAAAATCAATTATTATAAACCAATCAGATATTTCTTTAATACACTTTTGCAAATTAGTTTAAACAGTAGAGTTATAAACACAATAACTAGCGAAGAACAATTAAAAAGAATTCTTTTCTGTTATAACTTTGCCGATGATTTCTTGAATGAATTCAATAAATGTATTTCGAGTAAAATCAATTCTATTTATTTAGATAAAGCTAAAGAAGGTACATTAAAAGATCGGATTATTGCTAAAATTAAAATTAGTATTTTCAATGATATTTTACGCAAATACAAAAAACATATTAACGATAATTTAAGTCATGATTCATTTAGTAATATTAAAAACAACTTATTAAAAAACATTAAATATTTAAATAGTTCTTCATTAGCTCATGATAAGAATTTAAATGAACAGCAGTTGATCGCTTCATTAAAAATTCATGAGAATGGAATATCAGGATTTGAAGAAAAATATGAACTTCATTCTAAAAAAGAATTAAAAGAATGAATTGCTAAAGGCGAAATGTTTAAACTTGCTGAATTAAAAAATTTAAATGTTTTAAAAGAAATTATCAAATAA
- a CDS encoding Nif3-like dinuclear metal center hexameric protein has product MQIKKITNWILKLFPLKNQLAFDNAKLINHKNLKNELNKVLICADYDAYNFKLANKLNANLIISHHPMFIDSNDLKNDNFIRNAYDDFQKNNRSFLALHTAYDFNEKGAHAYFFKLLNINKFNVTPINHYYEFEINSSLEELIESLKSIKYIDQVKYLSTSKFKKNLKKGLICLGSGYSSNQQDINLFKQYDILITGDLKWSSWINAVNHHVNVIDIGHNVESIFIDHINELLVDQFKNELNKNQIILGHNQFDIIKK; this is encoded by the coding sequence ATGCAAATTAAAAAAATAACAAACTGAATATTAAAGCTATTTCCTTTAAAAAATCAGTTAGCTTTTGATAATGCTAAATTAATAAATCATAAGAATTTAAAAAATGAATTAAATAAGGTTTTGATATGTGCTGATTACGATGCTTATAATTTTAAGTTAGCTAACAAGTTAAATGCTAATTTGATTATTTCGCATCATCCAATGTTTATTGATAGCAACGATTTAAAGAATGATAACTTTATTCGAAATGCTTATGATGATTTTCAAAAAAATAATCGCAGTTTTTTAGCTTTACATACAGCTTACGATTTTAATGAAAAAGGTGCGCATGCTTATTTTTTTAAGTTGTTAAATATTAATAAATTTAATGTTACACCAATCAATCACTACTACGAATTTGAAATTAATAGTTCATTAGAAGAGTTAATTGAATCATTAAAATCAATCAAATATATAGACCAAGTAAAATATTTATCAACATCTAAATTTAAAAAAAATCTTAAAAAAGGTTTGATTTGTTTAGGTAGTGGTTATAGTTCAAATCAACAAGATATCAATCTATTTAAGCAATATGACATCTTGATTACTGGCGATTTAAAATGATCATCATGAATCAACGCAGTTAATCATCATGTTAATGTAATTGATATAGGTCATAATGTTGAATCAATTTTTATTGATCATATTAACGAATTGTTAGTTGATCAATTTAAAAATGAATTGAATAAAAATCAGATAATCTTAGGGCATAATCAATTCGATATAATTAAGAAATAA
- a CDS encoding FAD-dependent oxidoreductase yields the protein MGSSHGGFEACNEVLELYPDAQIQWYEKGDFISFLSCGMQLHLEGIVKDLDSIRYCTEDIMSSKGVQVFKQSQITKINPDSHTVEVLDLVSNQTRTESYDKLIISPGSVPRKLNVPGEELENVYYMRGRAWAKKIRAKIDDASVKNVVVIGSGYIGIEAAQSFAKANKNVTVVDITPTILPTYLDKEFTSVLQAEMEKHGVKFVLNEGVTKFEGDTKLSAVVTNNNTIPADLVVIAAGVRPNTDWLKDTLELLPNGFIKIDEYQRTSAKDVFAVGDATLIKFNPANIDISIALASNARKQGRYAAKNLIEAKHKFPGIQGSSALSVFDYKFASTGINEAFAKKLNLEIDSVLVDEYYKMSFVPEELKAKAIFKLIYDKKTKVVLGAQIMSKHDLTPNINAMSLAIYHKMTVDQLAYSDFFFQPEFDQPWNLINTAGLMAIRKK from the coding sequence TTAGGATCATCTCATGGTGGTTTTGAAGCTTGTAACGAAGTTTTAGAACTATATCCAGATGCTCAAATTCAATGATATGAAAAGGGTGATTTCATTTCATTCTTATCTTGCGGTATGCAATTACACCTTGAAGGTATTGTAAAAGATTTAGATAGCATTCGTTATTGTACTGAAGATATTATGTCTTCTAAGGGTGTTCAAGTATTCAAACAATCGCAAATCACTAAAATTAATCCGGATTCCCACACAGTTGAAGTTTTAGATCTAGTATCTAATCAAACGAGAACTGAATCATATGATAAATTAATTATTAGTCCAGGATCTGTTCCACGAAAATTAAATGTACCAGGCGAAGAACTAGAAAATGTTTATTACATGAGAGGTCGTGCTTGAGCTAAAAAAATACGTGCTAAGATCGATGATGCTTCTGTTAAAAATGTTGTAGTTATTGGTAGTGGATACATCGGAATTGAAGCGGCTCAATCATTTGCTAAAGCAAATAAAAATGTAACTGTTGTTGATATTACTCCAACAATCTTACCTACTTACTTAGATAAAGAATTCACTTCAGTATTACAAGCTGAAATGGAAAAACATGGTGTTAAGTTTGTTCTTAACGAAGGTGTAACTAAGTTTGAAGGTGATACTAAATTAAGTGCTGTAGTAACTAATAACAATACTATTCCAGCTGATTTAGTAGTTATTGCTGCTGGTGTTAGACCAAATACTGACTGATTAAAAGATACTCTTGAATTATTACCTAATGGATTCATTAAAATTGATGAATATCAAAGAACAAGCGCTAAAGATGTATTCGCAGTTGGTGATGCTACTTTAATTAAATTCAATCCTGCTAATATTGATATCAGTATAGCATTAGCTTCTAATGCAAGAAAACAAGGAAGATATGCTGCTAAAAACTTAATTGAAGCTAAACATAAATTCCCTGGTATCCAAGGTTCATCTGCTTTATCAGTATTTGATTATAAATTCGCTTCAACTGGTATTAATGAAGCATTCGCTAAGAAACTTAATTTAGAAATTGACAGTGTTCTTGTTGATGAATACTACAAGATGAGCTTTGTTCCAGAAGAATTAAAAGCTAAAGCAATATTTAAGTTAATCTACGATAAGAAAACTAAGGTTGTATTAGGTGCTCAAATTATGTCTAAACACGACTTAACACCTAATATTAATGCGATGTCATTAGCGATTTATCACAAGATGACTGTTGATCAATTAGCTTATTCCGACTTCTTCTTCCAACCAGAATTCGATCAACCATGAAACCTAATCAACACAGCTGGTTTAATGGCTATTCGTAAAAAATAA
- the recO gene encoding DNA repair protein RecO, whose product MSSITKKGYIIDYFDYLENDQIIKILFQDNNILSLIALGTKKILSKNGRYITIGSLHNFEYFQARSTEKLSKLKKIYPIDTKDTTISESLPIIVLNEYLSKKKGELDANYFNFYEDIINYVISKKYSNETIIIYILLTIIKLEGITYQLTNCGICDSKKIITISFKSMYALCEECAYKYNEFSYDQNFIKTFIWLIYKNSYEISSLNNKQYIYLIKGLASSIYWNAGIYLEQLFSYLKS is encoded by the coding sequence ATGAGTTCTATAACCAAAAAGGGTTACATCATTGATTATTTTGATTATTTAGAAAATGATCAAATTATTAAAATTCTTTTTCAAGATAATAATATCTTAAGTTTGATAGCTCTTGGAACGAAAAAAATTTTATCTAAAAACGGTAGATACATCACAATAGGTTCTTTACACAACTTTGAATATTTTCAAGCGAGAAGTACTGAAAAGTTATCTAAACTTAAAAAGATTTATCCTATCGATACGAAAGATACAACGATCAGTGAATCATTACCAATTATCGTTTTAAATGAATACTTATCTAAGAAAAAAGGTGAATTAGATGCTAATTACTTTAATTTTTATGAAGATATTATCAATTACGTAATTAGTAAAAAATATTCAAATGAAACAATTATAATCTACATTTTACTTACGATCATTAAACTAGAAGGAATAACTTATCAACTAACTAATTGTGGGATATGTGATTCTAAGAAAATAATCACCATATCATTCAAATCTATGTATGCTTTATGTGAAGAATGTGCTTATAAATATAATGAATTCTCATACGATCAAAATTTCATTAAAACATTTATTTGATTAATTTATAAAAATTCTTATGAAATTTCTTCCTTAAACAATAAACAATACATATATTTAATAAAGGGGCTTGCGAGTTCAATATATTGAAACGCAGGAATTTATTTAGAACAATTATTTAGTTATTTAAAAAGTTAA
- a CDS encoding glycine--tRNA ligase, whose translation MSLTQEQIVNFLKNYGFVYQSSEIYNGLANSWDYGPLGALLKNNIKQMLLKHFVFSQPDMKLLDSSIILNPEVWKASGHLDNFSDPLVDCKNCKSRYRADKLIEELNDESIKITENSEISYLEKILQDKQIKCSKCESSNWTNIRRFNLMFKTFQGVVEDSLNTIYLRPETAQGIFINFKNVVRTQRMKLPFGVAQIGKAFRNEITPGNFIFRTREFEQFEIEYFLDKQIINSKFDQFVDRIEDFLLNKVSIDKSKIRRHDIPKDELAHYSSRTIDFEYNFPHGWSELWGLAHRGNFDLTAHSNQSGKSLEYNNDTDGSKIIPDVIEPSVGIERLLYAIICDKYEVEKLENDDQREVLRLPVELSPYQLAVLPLVNKLKDKAFQLYQDLLSISDNNLRFDFDSSGSIGKRYRRYDAIGTKYCLTYDFDSLEKEIVTIRERDSMKQITMPISSLKKWIRNNFSLDE comes from the coding sequence ATGAGCTTAACACAAGAACAAATAGTTAATTTTTTAAAAAACTACGGTTTTGTTTATCAATCATCTGAAATTTACAATGGACTAGCTAACTCTTGAGACTATGGTCCATTAGGTGCTTTATTAAAAAATAATATCAAACAGATGTTATTAAAACATTTCGTATTTTCGCAACCAGATATGAAATTATTAGACAGTTCAATAATTTTAAATCCTGAAGTATGAAAAGCATCTGGTCATTTAGACAACTTCTCTGATCCTTTAGTTGATTGTAAAAATTGTAAATCACGTTATCGTGCTGATAAATTAATTGAAGAATTGAATGATGAATCTATTAAGATTACAGAAAACTCTGAAATTAGTTATTTAGAAAAAATCTTACAAGATAAACAAATCAAATGTTCAAAATGTGAAAGTTCTAATTGAACTAATATCAGACGTTTTAATTTGATGTTTAAAACATTTCAAGGAGTAGTGGAAGATTCGTTAAATACGATCTATTTACGACCAGAAACTGCACAAGGAATTTTTATTAATTTCAAAAATGTTGTAAGAACTCAAAGAATGAAATTACCTTTTGGTGTTGCTCAGATTGGTAAAGCTTTTAGAAATGAAATTACTCCTGGCAACTTCATTTTTAGAACTCGTGAGTTTGAACAATTTGAAATTGAATATTTTCTAGATAAACAAATAATTAATTCTAAATTTGATCAATTTGTTGATCGAATCGAAGATTTTTTACTTAATAAAGTATCAATTGATAAAAGCAAGATAAGAAGACATGATATTCCTAAAGATGAATTAGCGCATTATTCATCTAGAACTATTGATTTTGAATACAACTTCCCGCATGGGTGATCTGAACTATGAGGTTTAGCTCATAGAGGTAATTTCGATTTAACAGCTCATTCTAATCAATCAGGTAAGTCATTAGAATACAATAATGATACTGATGGAAGCAAGATTATTCCAGATGTAATAGAACCTTCTGTAGGTATTGAAAGACTTCTTTATGCAATCATTTGCGATAAGTATGAAGTTGAAAAACTAGAAAATGACGATCAAAGAGAAGTGTTGCGATTACCTGTAGAATTATCTCCATACCAACTAGCTGTATTACCTTTAGTTAATAAACTAAAAGATAAAGCTTTTCAACTTTATCAAGATTTATTAAGTATAAGCGATAATAATTTACGCTTTGATTTTGATAGTTCTGGATCAATTGGTAAACGTTATAGAAGATATGATGCTATTGGAACTAAGTATTGTTTAACATACGACTTTGATTCATTAGAAAAAGAAATCGTTACAATAAGAGAACGTGATAGTATGAAACAAATTACAATGCCGATATCTTCACTTAAAAAATGAATAAGAAATAATTTTAGTTTAGATGAGTAA
- a CDS encoding class I SAM-dependent methyltransferase: MTQKIKAIASLIDKAFLVADVGCDHGHLGIELIKNNKTEYVLNIDINLEPLKQAISNTKKIVGKERIINIVNDGLTNLNIQNPIDYCVIAGMGVTKINDIISNSSVELKTLILQPERNHIKLRYFLVKGGYEIVDERIVYENKHYYLIVKAIKTENEIYLTNTDYVLGPILKNQISPELIGYVEQQKSLIDKIPEQSRNKLQTISFTEYDNFLKAHAN; encoded by the coding sequence ATGACTCAAAAAATTAAAGCTATCGCAAGTCTTATAGATAAAGCTTTTTTAGTTGCTGATGTTGGTTGTGATCATGGTCATCTAGGAATTGAATTAATCAAAAACAACAAAACAGAATATGTTTTAAATATTGATATTAACCTAGAACCATTAAAACAAGCAATATCTAACACAAAAAAAATTGTTGGTAAAGAAAGAATTATTAATATTGTTAATGATGGTTTAACAAATTTAAACATTCAAAATCCAATAGATTATTGTGTAATTGCTGGAATGGGTGTTACTAAAATTAACGATATTATTAGTAATTCATCAGTTGAATTAAAAACTTTAATTTTACAACCTGAAAGAAACCATATTAAACTAAGATATTTTTTAGTTAAAGGTGGCTATGAAATTGTTGATGAAAGAATAGTTTATGAAAATAAACATTATTATTTAATTGTTAAAGCAATTAAAACTGAAAATGAAATATATTTAACTAATACTGATTATGTTCTAGGTCCGATCTTAAAAAATCAGATATCTCCAGAATTAATTGGTTATGTTGAACAACAAAAATCATTAATTGATAAGATTCCTGAACAATCTCGTAATAAGTTGCAAACTATTTCATTTACAGAATACGATAACTTTTTAAAAGCACATGCAAATTAA
- the plsY gene encoding glycerol-3-phosphate 1-O-acyltransferase PlsY, which yields MNIAGYISILVILSLLIGYLFGSIMFADVASAILKKNVRELGSKNPGTTNSFRVFSKRVAITIGFFEVIKSVIPFAIIYCIYNFWLKDKFIELDQNINNKIYYLTYLAPLAAILGHMYPVFAKFKGGKAVATTAGFVFVVSPWWFLIIAVTWWTITLITKYVSLSSIVCFVIFIFLVYIPYLDYLWWFSFDKITYLTYQNDWHIITFFGIANFILSSSVIWKHRANIKRLINKQENKVTKKF from the coding sequence ATGAATATAGCAGGATATATTAGTATATTAGTAATTTTAAGTTTATTGATTGGTTATTTATTTGGTTCAATTATGTTCGCGGACGTAGCTAGCGCTATCTTAAAAAAGAATGTAAGAGAACTAGGTTCAAAAAATCCAGGTACAACAAACTCTTTTAGAGTTTTCTCTAAAAGAGTTGCTATTACGATTGGTTTTTTTGAAGTTATTAAATCTGTAATACCCTTTGCTATCATATATTGTATTTACAATTTTTGATTAAAAGATAAGTTTATAGAACTTGATCAAAATATTAATAATAAGATTTATTACTTAACTTACTTAGCGCCACTTGCTGCTATATTGGGTCATATGTATCCTGTGTTTGCTAAATTTAAGGGTGGAAAAGCAGTAGCTACAACCGCAGGGTTTGTATTTGTTGTTTCTCCTTGATGATTTTTGATTATTGCTGTAACTTGATGAACAATTACATTAATTACAAAATATGTATCATTATCATCTATTGTTTGTTTTGTAATTTTTATCTTTTTAGTTTATATCCCTTATTTAGATTATCTGTGATGGTTTAGTTTTGATAAGATAACTTATCTAACTTATCAAAACGACTGACACATTATCACTTTTTTTGGAATAGCTAATTTTATTTTAAGCTCTTCAGTTATCTGAAAACATCGCGCTAACATTAAACGTTTAATTAATAAACAAGAAAATAAAGTTACTAAAAAGTTTTAA
- a CDS encoding NifU family protein produces the protein MARRKQTIVAEILDLLDDLRLLIRRDGGDLSFENYDKGIVTIKLLGNCNGCNLVDMTYKSGVEVILKSEIPEVKSVILIQDESNQNNNLNITKSPLFNK, from the coding sequence ATGGCTAGACGAAAGCAAACGATTGTAGCAGAAATCTTAGATCTCTTAGATGATCTAAGATTATTAATAAGAAGAGATGGTGGCGACCTATCTTTTGAGAACTATGATAAAGGTATAGTAACCATTAAATTGCTAGGTAATTGTAATGGTTGCAACTTAGTTGATATGACTTATAAAAGTGGTGTTGAGGTTATTCTTAAATCAGAAATACCAGAAGTAAAATCAGTTATTTTAATTCAAGATGAATCGAATCAAAATAATAATTTAAATATAACTAAGTCGCCTTTGTTTAATAAATAA